A region of the Sphingobium yanoikuyae genome:
CGCAGGACGCCTTGCAGCGCATTGCCGAGATCTATGGCATCGAAAAGGAAATCCGTGGGCGCACGGCCGAAGAACGCCTCGCTGTCAGGCAGGAGCGGACCCGTCCGCTGGTCGACAAGCTCCATGCCTGGTTCGCCGCCACCGCACCGCGCATGATGGCCGGATCGGCAACGAGCGATGCGATGAAATATGCGCTCAAGCGCTGGGCGGGCTTCACCCGGTTCCTCGATGACGGCAGGATCGAGATCGATAATAACGCCGCCGAACGGGCTATCAGGCCGGTGACTCTCCAAAGAAAAAATGCACTCTTCACCGGCCACCAGCTCGGTGCAGAAAACTGGGCGGCGATCTCCTCGCTGGTCGAAACCTGCAAGATGCTGGACATCAACCCCTACGCCTATCTCTGCGATGTCCTTACCCGGATCATCACCCGCGCGGATACCGATCCGATCGACGATCTGTTGCCCTACTGCTGGACCGATGCCAACGCCGCGCAAACCTCGTTCGAACTGAGCAGCATCGCAAGCGCCGCCTGATCGTTCAAATTACAGCCCCGTTCTCAAGGCCACGTGGGGGATTTTTACCGCTTACACTTCGCCGCACGCGCTTGCAGATGGTGCTGGCGAGTTCCGGATCGTCCTGGGAACTGGCGAGAGGATATTCTACAGCAACAATGCTCCCTTTCTCATGTCGAGGCAGCTATCTGGGCTCTGACATTTTGGCAAAGACAGGGCGATTTCGTGAAGGCTGCGAAAAACCTCATCTGCTCCGCCTCTCGTTAAAATCCGCCAGTGCTGCGGGCCACTCTCCCTCGACTAGAGGCGCCAGGCTATCGAACCATGCGCGTGGGCGCAGCAGCGTCAGCCGATCACTGGCAAAGTTCAGGTCTGCCCAGTCCAAAGCGCGAAGTTCTTCATCCACGCCTCCCCAACCGCCAGATGCGATGACGACGTAACTTACCCTGCCGCTCTTGCAGGTCACGAGGGCCTCAACGGCTTTTCCGATCGGCTCGCCTTCAGCATCAACGACCGGCATGCCAGCGACGCTCGTCGCGGTAAAAAGACTCGGATAGAGGGAGCGCTGGCTTGCCTGGGCGGCGGATTTGCCGCCATCTTCATATGCGCGCTGCTTGCCAAGCCAGCGCCAGACGCCGATGAGATTGACGAGGGTTAGAAATCCGTTGGTGGCCAGCAGGTTTGCCTGTCCCGAAGAGAATCCCACTATCGACCAGGCGATCGATCCCAGGGTGAAGACCCCGAAACCCCAGCCGGTGACACGTGCGCCCAGATTGGCTGCGGTCATCATGGCCGCAATCATGGTGGCAGCAGGGGCAATCCAACCGGCGAGGTCTTCCAACTCGGGTAGCTCCATGATCAAAAGGTCAGAAGCGACTAATGCGAAGCGCTCTTGCTGGTGCCGGATCGAAGGCAGATTTCTCGGGTTGCCCTTTGCGCGCGTACGGCAACAGCGCTTTAGCCCGAGCAAACGGGAAGCCAGCCTCCTAAGATTCTGTTGGGGCAGGGGGCCTTTAGTGATGGTCGCGATCAAAATGCCGGACCACCAGTGACGGGGCGCCTAGTTTGCTGTTCCTGGCGCGCGATGACCCGAGCTATATGTCGGGTAGGTCCTGCACCCCAATGGTAGCCATCGTGAACGGATAATTGCCCACGCTTGGCGGTCGAACACATTTAGGCTGGCACCGCTGAAACGGAGTATGTCGACGACCGGTTCGCCTGATCCACGCTTGTGAAAAAACCATCGATGGAAGCGAGGACGTTCTGAACCGCCGAAGCGTCAAAGCGCATCGACGTGCTCAAGGCGAAGCTCGGTCTCGACTGAGCGCTTACGGTTCGTCTGTCAGCGAGTCAGATGGTCACGTGCGAGGCAAATGGTCACGACCCGTTCGCCGTCCCGCCATGCCTGTTCGATAGTGCCACCAAGTCCACGCATGGCTGCGCGCATCAGCTCTGTCCCGAAACCCTGATCGCCATTGTCGAAAGTGCCACCGCGTTCTCGCCAGGCGATGGTGACGTTTCCTTGCGTCATTGAGATATCAACCTGGAGCAGGCCGTCGGAATTGGAGAGCGCGCCATATTTGACGGCATTGGTGGCGAGTTCGTGCATGAGCAGCGCTAGTGACGTTGACGCGCCCGCGCCCACAGGCGCGTCGCACTGCGCGACGGTGATCTGACCCTCGTCGCGATAGGGCTCCAGGACTGCTCCAATCAGCTCGCTCAGCGCGGCACCGGAGCGTTCTTCGCCTGGAAGTCCGAGGACGAGTTGCTGCGCTGCGCCGAGCGCGATGATCCGGCTGCTCAGGTTATCGGCGAAGTCATCCACATCGTCGGCCCGTCGTCGGCCAACGCTGACCAGCCCCTGCACGATCGAGAGCAGGTTCTTGATGCGGTGATGCATCTCGCGGACCAGGAGCCGCTGGTCCTCGGCATGACGCAGCCGCTCGCCGATATCGCGCGCGATTTTAGACGCGCCGATAATCTCGCCTTCGGCGTTGCGCACCGGCGAAATGGTGACCTCGATATGGACGGGTTCGCCATCACTGCGGCGGCGCACCGTTTCGAACCGATCGACGCGTTCGCCGGCCCGCAGCTTGCCGATAATCTCGGCTTCTTCGTGGAGCCGGTCCTCAGGGATGATGAGCGTGATGGGCTGGCCGATGGCCTCGGCGGCGGAGAACCCGAACAGCTTCTCGGCTCCCGCATTCCAGCTGGTGATGACGCCGTCGAGCGTTTTGCTGAGGATCGCGTCGCCGGAATTGTCGACCACCGAGGAAAGCCACAAACCGGCGTCGAATTTGGGATCGTACATCGTCGAATGGCTCATGTCCCCTCATTCCCGGAATGCCCAGTGGCCATTTGAAAGTCTCGTTGTGACGGCCCACGTACAGAGTCGCAGTGGCGAGCGTCGCGGGGACATTAAAAATTTCGGCGGATGACATCAACGCCTTCTGGCTGCTGATGTCGCGGTGCGCTAGCCATCCTGCTTGCTGCGCTTGCTTGTATGGGCGCCGAAGCGGCCTTTCGTGATCGTCCGATTTTCCCTCTAGCCGACTTGCGAGATCGTGCTCGCGAACGACTGCTTTGACCCAGGAGCCGCCTACCGATTTCGGCCGACAATATTGTGAAGCCCGGTCTTGCAGTAATGGCGCGGTCCTGAATGGGGCATCAGGACCTTGGGGTACGGCGTCGAGCCTTGTTGTCGGAGAGCTCGACCCACACCGGCGCATGATCGCTCGACTTCTCCCAGCCCCGGACGTGAGTGTCGACCTGGGCATCGATGAGCCGGTCGCGCAGCAGTGGACTGAGCAACAGATGATCGATGCGCAGGCCCGCATTTCGGCCATAAGCGTTTCGGAAATAATCCCAAAAAGTGTAGATCGTCTCATCCGGATGGATAGTGCGAAGGGCATCCGTCCAGCCTTGATCGAGGAGCCGGAAGAATGCCGCCCGGACTTCGGGCGCGAACAAGGCGTCGTCGAGCCAGCGTTCGGGTTTGTAGACATCGCGCTCGGTCGGCATGACGTTGAAATCGCCGAGCATGATCACCGGAGCGCCCGATCGTAACAGCGCCGCCGCATGATCGATCAGCCGATCGAACCAACGCAGCTTGTAATCGAACTTCGGTCCGGGGCGCGGATTTCCGTTCGGCAGATAGAGGCCGGCGATCAGCACGCCGTTGACCGCCGCCTCCATATAGTGTTGATTTCCACTGAGAAGTGACCCGGGTTTTCCATCGAGAAGTGACCCGTCTGCGGATTATGTTTCGGGTGTCATGGGTGGGTCAACCCGTGGTTTTCTCCTTTGGGTTCTGGCCTGCTTGGCAGAGCTGTTTTTGAAGCGGAAGCTATCGTTGCCGGTCTCCAGGATGTGGCAGTGATGGGTAAGCCGATCGAGAAGCGCCGTGGTCATTTTGGCGTCGCCGAACACGGTGGCCCATTCGCTGAAGCTCAGGTTTGTGGTGATGATGACGCTGGTGCGCTCGTAGAGTTTGCTCAGTAGATGGAAGAGCAGCGCGCCACCTGAAGCACTGAACGGCAGATATCCAAGCTCATCCAGGATAACGAGATCGGAGTGCAGGAGGCGATTGGCGATCTGACCGGCCTTGCCCTGTGCTTTTTCCTGCTCGAGCGCATTGACCAGTTCGACCGTCGAGAAGAAGCGGACGCGCTTTCGATGATGTTCGATGGCCTGGATGCCCAGCGCCGTTGCCACATGGCTCTTGCCGGTGCCAGGACCGCCGACCAGCACGATATTGTCGGCGATGTCGATGAAGTCGCAGCGATGCAACTGACGCACTAGAGCTTCATTGACCTCGCTACTGGTAAAGTCGAAGCCGGCCAGATCGCGATAGACAGGGAAGCGCGCGATCTTGAGCTGATAGGCCACAGACCGAACCTCCCGTTCTGCTGTCTCGGCTTTGAGCAACTGGGAGAGGATCGGGATGGCGGCTTCGAAGGCTGGAGATCCCTGTTCCATGAGATCGGTGACGGCCTGC
Encoded here:
- the istB gene encoding IS21-like element helper ATPase IstB, yielding MRHDPASGAIVVMLRSLKMHGMAQAVTDLMEQGSPAFEAAIPILSQLLKAETAEREVRSVAYQLKIARFPVYRDLAGFDFTSSEVNEALVRQLHRCDFIDIADNIVLVGGPGTGKSHVATALGIQAIEHHRKRVRFFSTVELVNALEQEKAQGKAGQIANRLLHSDLVILDELGYLPFSASGGALLFHLLSKLYERTSVIITTNLSFSEWATVFGDAKMTTALLDRLTHHCHILETGNDSFRFKNSSAKQARTQRRKPRVDPPMTPET
- a CDS encoding exodeoxyribonuclease III, with the translated sequence MEAAVNGVLIAGLYLPNGNPRPGPKFDYKLRWFDRLIDHAAALLRSGAPVIMLGDFNVMPTERDVYKPERWLDDALFAPEVRAAFFRLLDQGWTDALRTIHPDETIYTFWDYFRNAYGRNAGLRIDHLLLSPLLRDRLIDAQVDTHVRGWEKSSDHAPVWVELSDNKARRRTPRS
- a CDS encoding sensor histidine kinase; amino-acid sequence: MSHSTMYDPKFDAGLWLSSVVDNSGDAILSKTLDGVITSWNAGAEKLFGFSAAEAIGQPITLIIPEDRLHEEAEIIGKLRAGERVDRFETVRRRSDGEPVHIEVTISPVRNAEGEIIGASKIARDIGERLRHAEDQRLLVREMHHRIKNLLSIVQGLVSVGRRRADDVDDFADNLSSRIIALGAAQQLVLGLPGEERSGAALSELIGAVLEPYRDEGQITVAQCDAPVGAGASTSLALLMHELATNAVKYGALSNSDGLLQVDISMTQGNVTIAWRERGGTFDNGDQGFGTELMRAAMRGLGGTIEQAWRDGERVVTICLARDHLTR
- a CDS encoding PRC-barrel domain-containing protein, whose translation is MIAAMMTAANLGARVTGWGFGVFTLGSIAWSIVGFSSGQANLLATNGFLTLVNLIGVWRWLGKQRAYEDGGKSAAQASQRSLYPSLFTATSVAGMPVVDAEGEPIGKAVEALVTCKSGRVSYVVIASGGWGGVDEELRALDWADLNFASDRLTLLRPRAWFDSLAPLVEGEWPAALADFNERRSR